In one Cloacibacillus porcorum genomic region, the following are encoded:
- a CDS encoding IS3 family transposase, giving the protein MCRVTGIPRSSFYNWKRSLFEPSKRARDFARSVMLFMEYHKRYPSHGYRWLNAKIRLDTGIVHSDPYAYKCCRAAGIKSKAKHYRYKKPGNPYRLFPNLLLAGLPVYSPMQYIASDMTAFCFKGTYYELTLYMDLWNNEIVSHALSSRRGDRMTYIDGLEGLIMNKDKKTEWQTILHTDQGAVYASKKYNDILELNHIAHSMSRSGTPTDNAAMEAINGWLKAELFTDFHVTGKENIEREIEEYIKFFNEERPAYALGYMTPKQYKEAYSGNGSFRSRT; this is encoded by the coding sequence CTGTGCCGTGTGACGGGGATTCCCAGAAGCAGCTTCTATAACTGGAAACGCAGCCTGTTTGAACCGTCCAAAAGAGCGAGGGATTTTGCTAGAAGCGTAATGCTCTTTATGGAATATCATAAAAGATATCCGTCGCACGGATACAGATGGCTTAACGCGAAGATACGCCTTGACACCGGAATAGTCCATTCAGATCCGTACGCCTATAAATGTTGCAGGGCTGCCGGTATAAAGAGCAAGGCAAAACACTACCGTTATAAAAAACCAGGCAATCCGTACAGATTATTCCCCAACCTGCTTCTTGCAGGCCTGCCGGTATACTCACCGATGCAGTACATAGCGAGCGATATGACGGCATTCTGCTTCAAAGGTACGTACTATGAGCTGACACTGTATATGGACCTATGGAACAACGAAATAGTAAGCCATGCGTTGTCTTCAAGGCGCGGAGACAGAATGACATACATAGACGGGCTGGAAGGACTGATAATGAATAAAGATAAAAAAACGGAATGGCAGACGATACTGCACACAGACCAGGGCGCGGTATACGCCTCCAAGAAATACAACGACATCTTGGAACTGAACCATATAGCCCACTCCATGTCCAGAAGCGGAACTCCTACGGACAATGCGGCGATGGAAGCGATAAACGGCTGGCTGAAAGCGGAGCTGTTTACAGACTTTCATGTAACAGGCAAAGAAAACATAGAGCGGGAGATAGAGGAATACATAAAATTCTTCAATGAAGAGCGTCCGGCCTATGCTTTGGGATACATGACGCCGAAACAGTATAAGGAGGCGTATAGCGGAAACGGCAGTTTTAGGAGTAGGACGTAA
- a CDS encoding sigma-70 family RNA polymerase sigma factor: MQKENQNVHLSPLPVPRLNTVPIPEAVRAYKPLVKAVAKRYQGRGAEYDDLVQEGCLALLILVPKCPDPQWLALFLKNHLPGYIRDAAARLRRAHAAGKELPLEELEEILGAEEQNYREIELRETLMRALSPDEFDITLALLEGCSQREIARTLGVSQQAVAARLKTIRKKIKKAMNE; encoded by the coding sequence ATGCAGAAAGAGAACCAGAACGTTCACTTGTCTCCCCTACCCGTACCACGGCTGAACACCGTCCCCATACCGGAGGCTGTCCGTGCCTACAAGCCGCTTGTAAAGGCCGTTGCGAAACGCTACCAGGGGCGCGGCGCGGAATACGACGACCTCGTGCAGGAGGGCTGTCTCGCGCTGCTCATCCTCGTCCCCAAATGCCCCGACCCCCAATGGCTCGCGCTTTTCCTCAAAAACCACCTGCCCGGATACATAAGGGACGCCGCGGCGCGCCTCCGCCGCGCGCACGCCGCCGGCAAAGAGCTGCCGCTCGAAGAGCTGGAAGAGATACTTGGCGCGGAAGAACAAAACTACCGCGAAATCGAACTGCGCGAGACGCTCATGCGCGCCCTTTCCCCCGATGAGTTCGACATCACGCTGGCGCTCCTTGAGGGCTGCAGCCAGCGGGAGATCGCGCGCACCCTGGGCGTCAGCCAGCAGGCCGTCGCGGCGCGCCTCAAAACGATCCGTAAAAAGATAAAAAAGGCCATGAACGAATAA
- a CDS encoding transposase, which translates to MRKRKTEERIRAIEMHKQGIPRRRIAEELGVSPDSIKTWISLYKSGQKDLLDDTRKKRTYSKAVKLEAVSAHLEEGRTMVDVTSSFNISSPSLLRRWCKEFIEQGDISSSKRDCPDKKLEVTNSIEKIKELEMQVDVLKKALELQRW; encoded by the coding sequence ATGCGTAAACGTAAAACGGAAGAAAGAATAAGAGCAATTGAGATGCACAAACAGGGAATTCCACGAAGGCGGATTGCTGAAGAACTTGGTGTTAGTCCTGATTCTATTAAAACATGGATATCTTTATATAAGAGCGGACAGAAGGACTTACTGGATGATACAAGGAAAAAAAGAACCTACAGCAAGGCTGTAAAACTTGAAGCTGTTTCGGCTCATTTAGAAGAGGGACGTACTATGGTAGATGTTACCTCATCTTTTAACATTTCAAGTCCCTCTCTTTTAAGACGATGGTGTAAGGAATTTATCGAACAAGGGGATATTTCTAGTTCAAAACGTGACTGTCCAGATAAGAAATTGGAAGTTACAAATAGCATAGAAAAGATCAAAGAGCTGGAAATGCAGGTCGACGTATTAAAAAAAGCCTTAGAGCTGCAAAGGTGGTGA
- a CDS encoding IS3 family transposase has translation MIERNIKYRIIFEFSTKHSVCGMCRFLSVSRSAYYSWLKRRGMEDKDGPLIEAIRTGQDINKNTYGYRRMTLWLNNFIGIHVNNKRVRRVMKKAGLQAEIRKKKKFKVMSGNIHSYENILNREFRSDRPNQKLVTDITYIRTKKGNIFLSMIKDLFDNSIQGYQISRNNNIKLVTDTLKKAFENNNKVVADGPILHSDQGFQYTSHAYFNLTQRYGLKVSMSRKGNCLDNACAENFFSHIKSELVNRVKWENYEEAKDAIDEYIRYYNNDRIQIKLKKAPMQYRSLFIE, from the coding sequence GTGATAGAAAGAAATATTAAATACAGAATCATTTTTGAATTTTCAACAAAACATTCTGTCTGTGGAATGTGTAGATTTTTGTCCGTATCACGCTCTGCATACTACAGTTGGCTAAAGCGGCGTGGAATGGAAGATAAAGACGGTCCTCTCATAGAAGCAATAAGAACGGGACAGGATATCAACAAAAACACTTATGGGTACAGGCGAATGACTCTGTGGCTCAACAACTTCATTGGCATTCATGTAAACAATAAGAGGGTAAGGCGTGTTATGAAAAAAGCAGGACTTCAAGCGGAAATAAGAAAAAAGAAAAAGTTTAAAGTGATGTCAGGAAATATCCACAGCTATGAGAATATCCTGAACAGAGAATTTCGTTCCGACAGACCAAACCAGAAACTGGTTACTGATATCACATATATACGAACAAAAAAGGGTAATATATTCCTCTCCATGATAAAAGATCTCTTTGATAATTCCATACAGGGATATCAAATCAGTCGTAATAATAATATTAAGTTAGTAACCGATACATTGAAGAAAGCATTTGAAAACAATAATAAGGTGGTCGCTGATGGACCAATCCTCCACAGCGACCAGGGGTTTCAATATACAAGCCATGCATATTTCAACCTGACACAAAGATACGGACTCAAGGTCTCGATGTCAAGGAAAGGAAATTGTTTGGATAATGCCTGTGCAGAAAACTTCTTTAGTCACATTAAATCAGAACTCGTCAACCGAGTAAAATGGGAGAACTACGAGGAGGCTAAAGATGCTATAGACGAATATATAAGGTATTATAATAACGACAGGATACAGATAAAATTGAAAAAGGCTCCGATGCAATATCGAAGTCTCTTTATTGAATAA
- a CDS encoding linear amide C-N hydrolase — translation MKRVIHEIAAAAVLSLFLLPAGAALACTWAVYSGGTSSVVARTMDWYSDDGAVVEGHGRNVAVKAADTPNALEYKSKYASIQIRGGVSGLVSEAMNEKGLQCSLLFLDGSQLPVPSPQHRDVGIANFVSYIVSNFATVNEALAALPSINVYPAAFHSIQGSNGPRLDYETQNTPLHFAVADTGGDRAVIEFIDGAVKVYHGSQYDAMTNEPHYDVHLYLDSAGYQPNGTNLPVDRRARARMYLADMRGRKVDGSPRTLLAMRGLLATVNAGTEQVDPVENEVYPTMWSVLADQENRAYYLSRYNTWNTEYYDFSMFPFEQAKVVKLKTTAKPPVIK, via the coding sequence ATGAAACGTGTAATACACGAAATCGCCGCCGCGGCGGTCCTTTCGCTCTTCCTGCTCCCCGCCGGAGCCGCTTTAGCCTGCACATGGGCCGTTTACAGCGGAGGCACGTCGTCTGTCGTAGCACGGACTATGGACTGGTATTCCGACGACGGCGCCGTAGTCGAAGGACACGGAAGGAATGTGGCGGTGAAGGCGGCCGACACCCCCAACGCGCTGGAGTATAAGTCAAAATATGCGAGCATTCAGATCAGAGGCGGCGTCTCCGGCCTCGTTTCGGAGGCGATGAATGAAAAGGGGCTCCAGTGCAGCCTGCTCTTCCTTGACGGTTCGCAGCTGCCGGTACCGTCGCCGCAGCACAGGGACGTCGGCATCGCCAATTTCGTCAGCTATATCGTCTCCAACTTCGCGACCGTGAACGAGGCTCTCGCCGCCCTGCCGTCGATCAACGTCTATCCGGCCGCGTTCCATAGTATTCAGGGTTCCAATGGTCCGCGGCTTGACTATGAGACGCAGAATACCCCTCTCCACTTCGCCGTTGCCGACACCGGCGGAGACCGGGCGGTGATCGAGTTTATAGACGGCGCTGTGAAGGTCTACCACGGCAGCCAATACGACGCGATGACCAACGAGCCGCATTACGACGTGCATCTCTACCTAGACAGCGCGGGATACCAGCCGAACGGCACCAATCTGCCCGTCGACCGCCGCGCGAGGGCCAGAATGTATCTCGCCGATATGCGGGGGCGTAAAGTGGACGGCAGCCCGCGCACGCTGCTCGCGATGCGCGGCCTTCTGGCCACGGTCAACGCCGGAACGGAGCAGGTCGACCCGGTGGAGAACGAAGTTTACCCGACAATGTGGTCGGTGCTGGCCGATCAGGAGAACCGGGCCTACTACCTCTCGCGGTATAACACCTGGAACACGGAGTATTATGATTTTTCCATGTTCCCCTTTGAGCAGGCCAAGGTCGTGAAGCTCAAAACCACCGCGAAGCCTCCCGTCATCAAATAA
- a CDS encoding methionine ABC transporter ATP-binding protein: MIEINNLGKYFGDHKVLSDISLEVKKGDVFGIVGHSGAGKSTLLRCLNGLESYSEGSVRVGGKEVKDLDESELKLLRRDMGMIFQNFNLMNRKDVYENILFPLKVWGTPKNEAAARADELLELVGLTGKKHEKVRNLSGGQKQRVGIARALALNPEILLCDEATSALDPKTTISILELLMDINKKLNVTIIVVTHQMEVVKMICNKVIILDGGEIVASGETDKLFLAPGEELRKLITDDYAVIPSGTNIRLMFPREVANDSIITNMARDLDINFSIVGGRIEKYRETVMGFLIINVADEDVANIEKWLGENKMYWEVMKDGQ, translated from the coding sequence ATGATCGAAATCAATAATCTGGGGAAATATTTCGGCGACCATAAGGTGCTCTCCGACATCTCCCTTGAGGTGAAGAAGGGCGACGTATTCGGCATCGTCGGCCATTCCGGGGCGGGAAAATCGACACTCCTACGCTGCCTCAACGGCCTCGAAAGCTACAGCGAGGGCAGCGTGCGCGTCGGCGGCAAGGAGGTAAAGGACCTTGACGAAAGTGAGCTGAAGCTCCTGCGCCGCGATATGGGGATGATATTCCAGAACTTCAACCTCATGAACAGAAAGGATGTCTATGAGAACATCCTCTTCCCTCTCAAGGTATGGGGCACCCCTAAAAACGAGGCGGCGGCGCGCGCCGACGAGCTGCTAGAACTGGTCGGCCTCACGGGGAAAAAGCATGAGAAGGTGCGCAACCTGAGCGGCGGGCAGAAGCAGCGCGTCGGTATCGCCAGGGCGCTCGCGCTGAACCCCGAGATACTGCTCTGCGACGAAGCCACCTCGGCGCTCGACCCCAAGACGACGATCTCGATCCTCGAACTGCTGATGGATATCAATAAAAAACTCAACGTCACCATCATCGTCGTCACACACCAGATGGAGGTCGTGAAGATGATCTGCAACAAGGTCATCATCCTTGACGGCGGCGAGATCGTCGCCTCCGGCGAGACCGACAAGCTCTTCCTCGCCCCCGGCGAGGAGCTGCGCAAGCTCATCACCGACGACTACGCCGTCATCCCCTCCGGCACCAACATCCGCCTGATGTTCCCACGCGAGGTCGCCAACGACAGCATCATCACGAATATGGCGCGCGACCTTGACATCAACTTTTCTATCGTCGGCGGGCGCATCGAAAAGTACCGCGAGACGGTGATGGGCTTCCTCATCATAAACGTCGCCGACGAGGACGTGGCGAATATCGAAAAATGGCTTGGAGAAAACAAGATGTACTGGGAGGTAATGAAAGATGGGCAGTGA
- a CDS encoding methionine ABC transporter permease, translated as MGSELVAALWETIYMVVVSTFFSGIFGSGVAILMIITGPNGLKPNKAIYGVLDVAVNLLRSFPFIILLIAIIPLTRLIAGTSIGSTASIVPLTIAATPFVARLMEGSLLEVDRGVVEAARSFGASTTQIIFGVMIKEAMPAIVLNWAIVAINLLGYSAMAGVVGGGGLGDLAIKYGYNRFQTDVMVYSVAILIVIVQVIQYAGNYVYEKIR; from the coding sequence ATGGGCAGTGAGCTTGTAGCGGCGCTTTGGGAAACTATATATATGGTGGTCGTCTCCACCTTCTTCTCGGGGATATTCGGCTCCGGCGTGGCGATCCTGATGATAATCACGGGGCCGAACGGACTGAAGCCCAACAAGGCCATATACGGCGTACTCGACGTGGCGGTAAACCTGCTCCGCTCCTTCCCCTTCATCATCCTGCTGATCGCGATTATCCCGCTGACACGCCTCATCGCCGGCACCTCTATCGGCAGCACCGCCTCGATAGTGCCGCTGACGATCGCGGCGACACCCTTCGTGGCGCGCCTCATGGAGGGCAGCCTGCTTGAGGTCGACCGCGGCGTCGTGGAGGCGGCAAGGTCATTCGGGGCCTCCACCACGCAGATCATCTTCGGCGTGATGATAAAAGAGGCGATGCCCGCGATAGTCCTCAACTGGGCGATCGTCGCGATAAACCTTCTCGGCTACTCCGCGATGGCGGGAGTCGTCGGCGGGGGCGGACTCGGCGATCTTGCGATAAAGTACGGCTACAACCGTTTCCAGACAGACGTAATGGTATATTCCGTCGCGATCCTCATCGTGATCGTCCAGGTGATCCAGTACGCCGGAAACTATGTCTACGAGAAGATCAGATAA
- a CDS encoding MetQ/NlpA family ABC transporter substrate-binding protein — protein MKKIALALLAALIIPAAAFAAGKEIKVGVTPFPHKDLMNVVKELVAKDGYDLKIVEFTDYVTPNTALAEKALDANFFQHIPYLENTNKERGYDLVWVAKIHIEPLGLYSKKIKKIDELKNGAQIAIPNDATNCARALRLLEKSGLIKVKAGELVTAKDITENPKNLKIRELDAAQLPRTLQDVEAAVINTNFAGEAGLIPAKDAIVIEGKDSPYANVLVVRGADKDSPAVKALVKASNSKEVKDYINKNLVPKGIVPAF, from the coding sequence ATGAAGAAAATCGCACTCGCACTTCTCGCCGCACTCATCATCCCCGCCGCCGCCTTCGCCGCCGGCAAAGAGATCAAGGTCGGAGTCACCCCCTTCCCGCACAAGGATCTCATGAACGTCGTCAAGGAGCTCGTCGCGAAGGACGGCTATGACCTCAAGATCGTCGAATTCACCGATTACGTGACGCCGAACACCGCGCTCGCCGAAAAGGCCCTCGACGCGAACTTCTTCCAGCACATCCCCTATCTCGAAAACACCAACAAAGAGAGGGGCTATGATCTCGTTTGGGTCGCGAAGATACACATCGAGCCGCTGGGACTCTACTCAAAGAAGATCAAGAAGATAGACGAACTCAAGAACGGCGCGCAGATAGCGATCCCCAACGACGCGACGAACTGCGCCCGCGCCCTGCGCCTGCTTGAGAAGAGCGGCCTTATCAAGGTCAAAGCCGGAGAGCTCGTGACGGCGAAGGACATCACCGAGAACCCGAAGAACCTCAAGATCCGCGAACTTGATGCCGCCCAGCTTCCCCGCACCCTTCAGGATGTGGAGGCCGCCGTCATCAACACCAACTTCGCCGGCGAAGCGGGCCTCATCCCCGCCAAAGACGCGATCGTGATCGAGGGCAAGGACTCTCCCTACGCGAACGTCCTCGTCGTGCGCGGCGCGGATAAGGACAGCCCCGCAGTGAAGGCGCTCGTGAAGGCCTCCAATTCCAAAGAGGTCAAAGACTACATCAACAAAAATCTCGTGCCGAAGGGCATTGTCCCCGCGTTCTAA